The following proteins are encoded in a genomic region of Cercospora beticola chromosome 8, complete sequence:
- a CDS encoding uncharacterized protein (antiSMASH:Cluster_1): MNGDKVESEAGRSDPITVIERRSNEDTKDSRQSSTQDEFYDAGPRVSESPRDVSPEDARSVNSADADKESRRKSRREEARRASDYYEQPQYAYEAQSTVSSEPADGDDRKKHKRRSRHEDDDTMSVSSSRRRSRHLDDDDDTRSVTSSRSRREKEESPTAKKEKKGIFGSLFGRKSSETVPTLKDSRDEDDEERRRRKKKHRDSEYGDDDDDTRSVKSESHRRRHRSTDEKDDNDSRERRRRSTHEDDDKYSEPGSRHHRRRRTDESGESLSRHRSHESKSEYGDRPKHHRRRTDEDKYDSRDQSFLGSRVEDLPPLPVSRSGSPDTAVEWKEGRPLEAGSGTGLVTAAAAGLAVGVAASALSRGKKGKKGGKKNREVQEEEQNIEQTIEQAVPLASAAAHSFTLPYVPEHEEVRAVIEEEDSSPQTPAPVLEKPARPVSIGRPGSSTAVPLRLPGHAPTTPGGKERAKSFSSPLMTAPGGSSVTSPATPGSSRSRQSRPHSSEIKSGIMPLYLVERSRPVQEVEDTLPSLPSSKPSSRASSVQGSDEYESAREEFSVANSVATSPDRTRSRSLTLDTIGANNFRSDGDILGSEQTTPKASEWPQTAIPWALPIASGSGEKKEKQQPQFYTWEDFAQDERLHEQERGVDADAATTIAPEDSALLVDTSRSRSASPSKAKALAAAAMLGTAAVYAAHKGNDRSPERAAEAKRDEPLPSAAAHSYPLPYVPTPEPEQIAQQTSSAEAESSRKLEEAFEPVTTSKKSKKKGKKGKKSQVETPEQIASPNDAVTERSVEPTPQKDDTQDPIMFPSAAAHTIPVVPAIEFTEPSPEKERALQAHGDTQQPDPGYFASAAAHSMPVYDPVQTSRNVGDQEPAPEPYKLPGLKSEPAPLVIEQRNVQVEPPAEIVEVNPAPQLIRKQSKKDKKKAKRTSIFEDEPKASVADDLPLTESSSLPVQDADRGVKDADAPASSNFGLSDFGAVAAGGAIGWGLSQADAFRKSMQSVHESEHKPEEVTHEMPNEVHAESTDPLVAEKPAETTEEVFEPISSKKSKKGKKKSKQSSTFDVLPEVEGKSGEFQDLEKSVDATVEPEQPIEPAQDTQPEPIRDLQAEQTTAITPIDDDWTAPTTSKKKSKKDKKKRLSMPAEPEVEIAQAETAEQQDSKSHGVAVDAPEAGSESLQSTERIADSLPTAAEPIEGSSAPLLEVDTSQPTISNDASVIGGFVESVPDTKDAVETAIPDPEPADDSFPEVSTKKSKKLKKKQKALAGEAVAEAAGENEQEVQPDAIPEATEEQDRFVDVAPAAEPAPQETVPEASPTADNLESVEDVPAASSKKKSKKEKRKSKTVSLDESEKPSEDALGLEGDATESKAIETGILQDLVAEEAAMSIEETAQRSDIIPTDSAAPIIEELAPTTSKKKSKKDKRKSKTLSWDEPDETPASQDGIIEAPKPEALSNVDIDASAEKSLELEDQPPVDAAEPKLDVPVVKPDVGTETTQPEAATEAAQTPADATGISKELVEDDFSQPSTKKKGKKNKKQFDSSWEPEQADTAIPEETRDDTALKTDKSAEEAFSKTDALAVGAAAAAGAVAASALASHEDTPAQDEPQSTLDNTAEPQADDAWRAPVSKKKSKKDKRKSKTSDWEEPKETTPEAAPQNDVGDAPTEQDLHIAIATPEAAIERSEQNVDSSTAQSVDGEKPTLSRKQSIKDKKKKKSLSLQVEEEPKVEDDPSVETLEADLGTVPAASDPAGEVIHQADRAAEDEVPQPTETPDDSFHDAEDFFEARPVVDSWHDAEEASLPAEVPAAESTPTADNFHEATPAAADKEVEMTASNQQAVEPAQESWADMMDDTATVIADTNETSSQQNNLVDDVFGIASDAADFSSTPEGKPANHGEIMPDRGAEFEPERASEDMDAFGDPTPRDPAEWSLGTSKKGGKKGKKGKKSVSKAPIIPEPAKSSPSEPAVANATAFETPGEPEKVEVPPNEDVLDKSALLDVESPQHEQPSETPAKSSEAKDISDEAPLLKDTETAMEEQIVTSDAPADIQPPANDAQDVVADPAPAHETATAETDDFFWAPSSKKNKGKKGKKSQQSDESILTPETQDLVEETSPSKTEDVVEAERSIPTSNDLASTDILSADVEAAKEQETPMPAAEEPEVSTAAPLSKKDKKKAKKAKKSGSQTPQDTEEPPLDKDTTSHVPDSEQVQNKDETAEFAGEKSIDLVTEAAGPSDDHAALSDPAEPSEVKVEGAAEDVVTERAQDDQEKPKVDAETPLPEFERSNEETAKADQQDVAASVDNEDADFSWAPASKKSKKGKKNKKSVTEIPASNEEEKSLDRNEDLKTDDTTRVEPSDEPALAIGGATVAAGLLASSTLPETSVETETSTPMQETTDDFAWPTASKKKAKKSKKGSKSAIEALPELEVAKDEPDMNLETTKPLNEASETVPDIDSAPAQQSAELVKEPVEETARDIVTEETSTPVDETADDLSWASGSKRKGEKGKKGSKSIPATEEKENELQAQPDSTPLPETSGDLIPDTGMEPALPEPAIEQSADETREGPVNVTDSAPLPTEEPEDLWGTTVSSKKKKGKKGKKSGLATPVEQVPEAARETANEVATSETAKETDQAAVPDVAELEDKSIAGQAVELPTPEPITEPATDADLSKNLAVEEQFKDADAERSAPTTDLPVAEDDFAGFSTSKKTKGRKGRKSALFEVEESTSKEADKTDEPVDSTTPKDVQVSHTDAPEPQLDVSTAAPETPAGEQDDFASFTTSKKKKGKKNRKSDIWAMDEAAASTDASTAFETADQPKDEQIPNEKTSAEIPEAPKEEPTLSEEATPLVTGPLADVEPTAETEDVWATPTSGKKKKGKKNRKSGAIDIEEAKPDVDAAISSETSALPKDEEVLVGTSERSIEEAVNIEDPSAETFNKSPEENAAVSDPSNEQPSVEPIEGDIWATSGSSKKNKGKKGKKSAALDVAEAKMEDSAMPLEITDSKTVAGDELPADSLDKPVDEPASLEPMPAESLNETQPIESSEDFWAPSTSSKKKKGKKGRKSGVFEVDEPKADEKLEDAPVESTEPPAETAEQLVDEQPATDDITVVPEAFPAEPVEAAADDIWDVPTAGKKKKGKKSRKSGVFDMDEPKADESTTLETIEKSEDVPADAAAQPTAELPLAEESAIAPEPTTAEPTATTDDLWATPTTGKKKKGKKGKKSGTVTPAVEGLDRLAETFEASEEQKSGASEQLPAEETVERAVLEQAEESALPAQK, from the exons ATGAATGGCGACAAGGTTGAGAGCGAAGCCGGCCGTAGCGATCCGATTACTGTGATCGAGCGACGATCGAACGAGGATACCAAAGATTCGCGACAGTCTTCTACACAAGACGAGTTCTACGATGCCGGGCCTCGTGTCAGCGAAAGTCCTCGTGACGTGTCTCCCGAAGACGCGCGATCTGTCAACTCAGCAGACGCTGACAAGGAAAGTCGGCGCAAGTCACGGAGAGAGGAGGCTCGACGGGCTAGCGACTACTACGAGCAACCGCAATATGCATACGAGGCGCAGTCCACGGTTTCATCTGAGCCTGCCGATGGCGACGACAGAAAGAAGCACAAGCGGCGATCGAGGCATGAAGATGACGATACCATGTCTGTCAGCTCAAGCCGTCGTCGGTCTAGGCACttagacgatgacgatgatacTCGTTCTGTAACATCCAGCCGCTCGCGCCgggagaaggaagagtcGCCcacggcgaagaaggagaagaaaggcatATTTGGCTCTCTCTTCGGCCGCAAGTCGTCCGAGACTGTTCCTACGTTGAAGGACTCCagagatgaggatgacgaagaacgCCGCcgacgcaagaagaagcacagaGACTCTGAGtatggcgatgatgacgatgacacaCGCAGTGTCAAGTCTGAGTCTCACCGCCGTCGCCATCGCTCTACCGACGAGAAGGACGACAATGACAGTCGTGAGCGACGCCGTCGCAGCACacacgaggacgatgacaagTACAGCGAGCCGGGATCTCGACACCACCGCCGTCGCAGAACTGACGAGAGCGGAGAAAGCTTGTCGAGACATCGCTCGCACGAATCGAAAAGTGAATACGGAGACCGTCCGAAGCACCACAGACGACGAACTGATGAAGACAAGTACGATTCACGAGATCAGTCTTTTTTAGGGAGTCGGGTAGAGGATCTGCCGCCTCTACCCGTTAGTCGCTCAGGTTCTCCGGATACAGCTGTTGAGTGGAAGGAAGGCAGACCACTCGAGGCTGGATCCGGGACTGGGTTGgtgactgctgctgctgccggttTGGCAGTTGGTGTCGCTGCGAGTGCGTTGTCGCGGGGCAAGAAGGGGAAGAAGGGAGGGAAGAAGAATCGTGAAGTGCAAGAGGAGGAACAGAACATTGAGCAAACTATCGAGCAAGCTGTGCCATTGGCATCCGCTGCTGCGCATAGCTTCACTCTACCCTATGTGCCTGAGCATGAGGAAGTGAGGGCGGTcattgaagaggaggatagTTCACCACAGACTCCTGCACCGGTTCTCGAGAAGCCAGCTCGGCCTGTCAGTATCGGGCGACCAGGATCGTCTACTGCTGTGCCCTTGAGACTACCGGGCCACGCGCCGACCACACCTGGCGGCAAAGAGAGAGCAAAGAGCTTCAGCTCGCCATTGATGACCGCGCCTGGCGGATCCAGTGTCACGTCTCCTGCCACACCAGGTTCTTCTAGGTCCAGGCAGAGTCGACCTCATTCGTCCGAGATCAAGTCGGGGATCATGCCGCTCTATCTGGTTGAACGCAGCCGACCTGTGCAAGAAGTTGAAGACACCTTGCCCAGCTTGCCATCAAGCAAGCCATCCAGCAGAGCTTCGAGCGTGCAAGGGAGTGACGAGTATGAGTCAGCCAGAGAGGAGTTCAGCGTTGCGAACAGTGTTGCAACTTCGCCTGACCGGACTCGCAGCCGCAGTTTGACTTTGGACACCATTGGAGCGAACAACTTCCGCTCTGACGGAGACATTCTGGGCTCCGAACAAACTACACCCAAGGCTAGCGAGTGGCCACAAACCGCGATACCCTGGGCTTTGCCGATAGCTTCCGGTTCtggagagaagaaggagaagcaacAACCACAGTTCTACACCTGGGAAGATTTCGCCCAGGACGAGAGGCTGCATGAGCAGGAAAGAGGTGTCGATGCCGATGCTGCTACCACTATCGCGCCGGAGGACTCCGCTCTGCTTGTGGACACGTCACGAAGTCGATCGGCATCTCCGTCAAAGGCAAAGgcgctggctgctgctgccatgttgGGCACTGCTGCGGTGTATGCTGCTCACAAGGGCAACGATCGATCTCCAGAGCGTGCTGCAGAGGCCAAACGAGATGAGCCTCtaccttctgctgctgcccataGCTATCCACTTCCTTATGTGCCAACGCCAGAGCCTGAGCAGATTGCTCAGCAGACAAGCTCGGCCGAGGCAGAGTCGTCACGAAAGCTTGAAGAGGCGTTTGAGCCTGTCACCACATCAAAGAAGTCAaagaagaaaggcaaaaAGGGCAAGAAGTCGCAAGTTGAGACGCCGGAACAGATTGCATCGCCTAACGATGCAGTCACTGAGAGATCTGTCGAGCCTACGCCGCAGAAGGATGACACTCAAGATCCAATCATGTTTCCGTCGGCTGCAGCACACACAATCCCAGTCGTGCCTGCGATCGAGTTCACGGAGCCTTCgcccgagaaggagagagcCCTCCAAGCTCATGGCGATACGCAACAGCCCGATCCTGGATACTTcgcttctgcagctgcgcaTTCGATGCCAGTATACGATCCGGTCCAGACGAGTCGCAATGTCGGAGACCAGGAGCCAGCTCCGGAGCCTTACAAACTCCCTGGCCTCAAGTCTGAGCCTGCTCCTCTTGTGATTGAGCAACGAAATGTCCAGGTCGAACCGCCAGCTGAAATCGTCGAGGTCAACCCGGCACCCCAGCTCATTCGCAAGCagtcgaagaaggacaagaaaaAGGCCAAGAGGACTTCGATATTTGAAGATGAACCGAAAGCGAGTGTTGCTGATGACTTGCCGTTGACAGAGTCCAGCTCACTTCCAGTGCAAGATGCCGATAGAGGTGTCAAAGACGCCGATGCGCCTGCTTCGTCAAACTTTGGCTTGTCTGACTTCGGTGCAgttgctgctggtggtgctaTTGGCTGGGGTCTTTCACAAGCAGATGCTTTCCGAAAATCGATGCAGAGTGTTCATGAATCCGAGCACAAGCCCGAGGAGGTGACGCATGAAATGCCAAACGAAGTCCATGCTGAGTCTACCGATCCTCTAGTCGCCGAAAAGCCCGCAGAGACCACTGAGGAGGTCTTTGAGCCAATCTCGAGCAAGAAATctaagaagggcaagaagaaaaGCAAGCAGAGCTCTACCTTTGACGTCTTGCCAGAAGTCGAGGGGAAGTCAGGCGAGTTTCAAGATCTTGAGAAGTCTGTTGATGCTACAGTAGAGCCAGAGCAGCCTATCGAGCCAGCTCAGGACACTCAGCCTGAGCCAATTCGAGATCTCCAGGCTGAGCAGACCACTGCAATCACTCCAATCGACGATGACTGGACCGCTCCGACgacgtcgaagaagaagtcgaaaaaggacaagaagaagcgactTTCCATGCCCGCTGAGCCCGAAGTTGAGATTGCGCAAGCGGAAACTGCGGAACAACAAGACTCGAAGAGCCATGGCGTTGCCGTAGATGCGCCCGAAGCCGGATCCGAATCCTTACAGAGCACAGAGAGAATCGCCGACTCGTTGCCGACTGCCGCTGAACCCATCGAGGGCTCATCAGCTCCGTTGCTCGAAGTCGATACTTCCCAGCCAACGATTTCAAACGATGCCTCAGTAATCGGGGGTTTCGTTGAGTCTGTACCAGACACCAAGGATGCTGTAGAGACCGCAATACCAGACCCTGAACCTGCCGATGACTCCTTCCCCGAAGTGTCTACCAAGAAAAGCaagaagttgaagaagaagcagaaggcacTTGCTGGGGAAGCTGTTGCTGAGGCAGCCGGCGAGAATGAGCAAGAAGTTCAGCCTGATGCCATCCCAGAGGCCACAGAGGAGCAAGATCGATTTGTCGATGTGGCCCCTGCTGCAGAGCCCGCTCCCCAGGAGACTGTCCCAGAAGCAAGTCCAACCGCTGATAATCTCGAATCGGTTGAAGATGTGCCTGCCGCTTcctccaagaagaagagcaaaaaGGAGAAGCGCAAATCGAAGACCGTGTCTCTCGACGAGTCGGAGAAGCCTTCTGAGGATGCTTTAGGTCTCGAGGGTGATGCAACTGAGTCAAAGGCGATTGAGACAGGTATTCTACAGGACCTTGTTGCTGAAGAGGCAGCGATGTCGATTGAGGAGACTGCACAACGTTCCGACATTATCCCAACAGACAGCGCCGCGCCTATTATTGAAGAATTGGCTCCTACCACgtctaagaagaagagcaaaaaGGATAAGCGGAAGTCCAAGACGCTTTCATGGGATGAGCCCGACGAAACTCCTGCCAGTCAAGATGGCATTATAGAAGCACCGAAACCAGAAGCACTAAGCAACGTAGACATCGACGCGTCAGCTGAGAAGTCGCTCGAGCTTGAGGACCAGCCTCCTGTAGACGCTGCAGAGCCTAAGCTTGACGTGCCGGTCGTAAAACCTGACGTTGGGACAGAAACGACGCAGCCAGAGGCGGCCACAGAAGCCGCTCAGACGCCAGCAGATGCTACAGGGATTTCAAAGGAACTCGTAGAAGACGATTTCTCCCAGCCAAGCACGAAGaaaaagggcaagaagaacaagaagcagtTTGACTCGTCGTGGGAGCCAGAACAAGCAGATACTGCGATTCCTGAGGAGACTCGGGATGATACCGCGCTCAAGACCGACAAATCTGCTGAAGAGGCTTTCAGCAAGACCGATGCACTCGCTGTAGGCGCAGCAGCCGCTGCCGGAGCCGTTGCTGCGTCCGCACTCGCATCTCACGAGGATACTCCTGCTCAAGACGAGCCTCAATCTACACTAGACAACACGGCTGAGCCACAAGCTGATGACGCATGGCGAGCTCCggtctcgaagaagaagtccaagAAAGACAAGCGCAAGAGCAAGACCTCTGATTGGGAAGAACCAAAGGAAACAACGCCCGAAGCTGCGCCACAAAATGATGTTGGAGATGCACCCACCGAGCAAGATCTACATATCGCCATTGCTACGCCCGAAGCTGCCATCGAACGTAGTGAGCAGAATGTCGATTCGAGTACCGCCCAATCCGTGGACGGGGAGAAGCCTACATTGTCCCGCAAGCAGAGCAtaaaggacaagaagaaaaagaagtcGCTCTCGTTGCaagtggaagaggagccAAAGGTCGAGGACGACCCTTCGGTTGAGACTCTGGAAGCTGATTTGGGAACCGTTCCAGCTGCCAGCGATCCTGCCGGTGAAGTCATTCATCAGGCTGACCGCGCGGCGGAGGACGAAGTACCGCAGCCTACTGAGACTCCCGATGATTCCTTCCATGACGCTGAAGACTTCTTCGAGGCTCGACCTGTTGTTGATTCTTGGCATGATGCGGAGGAGGCTTCTCTGCCTGCTGAAGTACCTGCCGCAGAGTCGACTCCGACAGCGGACAATTTCCACGAGGCGACGCCAGCGGCAGCCGACAAGGAGGTCGAAATGACTGCTTCAAATCAACAAGCGGTAGAGCCTGCTCAAGAATCTTGGGCCGATATGATGGACGATACTGCGACCGTCATCGCCGACACTAACGAGACCTCATCTCAGCAAAACAACTTGGTCGACGATGTGTTTGGAATTGCCTCTGATGCAGCTGATTTCAGCTCCACTCCTGAGGGAAAGCCAGCTAATCATGGCGAGATCATGCCTGACCGTGGCGCTGAGTTCGAGCCTGAGCGAGCTTCTGAGGACATGGATGCTTTTGGCGATCCAACACCGCGAGATCCTGCAGAGTGGTCGCTTGGCACCTCGAAGAAGGGTGGCAAGAAGGGTAAAAAGGGCAAGAAGTCTGTTTCGAAGGCGCCGATAATCCCTGAACCTGCAAAGAGCTCTCCCTCTGAGCCTGCTGTTGCTAATGCCACAGCGTTTGAGACGCCCGGGGAACCTGAGAAGGTTGAAGTGCCGCCAAATGAAGATGTTCTCGATAAGTCCGCTCTGCTGGACGTGGAATCCCCTCAACACGAACAACCCAGCGAGACGCCTGCAAAGTCTTCCGAAGCCAAGGATATCAGTGACGAGGCACCTCTCTTGAAGGATACTGAAACAGCAATGGAAGAGCAGATCGTCACTTCAGATGCACCAGCAGATATCCAGCCCCCGGCAAATGATGCTCAGGATGTCGTTGCTGATCCTGCGCCTGCCCACGAAACTGCGACTGCAGAGACGGATGACTTCTTTTGGGCACcatcgagcaagaagaatAAGGGCAAAAAGGGCAAGAAGTCGCAGCAATCGGACGAGTCCATCCTAACGCCCGAGACCCAAGACCTGGTTGAAGAGACGTCTCCTTCAAAGACCGAAGATGTAGTCGAGGCAGAGCGGTCCATCCCTACCTCCAATGATCTCGCCAGCACAGACATCCTTTCAGCCGACGTCGAGGCAGCCAAGGAGCAAGAAACCCCGATGCCTGCTGCAGAGGAGCCAGAGGTCTCTACAGCAGCTCCACTGTCgaagaaggataagaagaaagcgaagaaggccaagaaatCCGGCTCTCAGACTCCACAGGACACCGAAGAACCTCCGTTAGACAAAGACACCACTTCCCACGTCCCCGATTCGGAGCAAGTGCAGAACAAGGATGAGACTGCTGAGTTCGCTGGCGAAAAGTCCATCGACTTGGTCACAGAAGCCGCAGGCCCCAGTGATGACCATGCAGCCCTCAGCGACCCAGCTGAACCATCGGAAGTGAAGGTTGAAGGCGCAGCAGAGGACGTGGTCACAGAACGCGCACAGGATGACCAAGAGAAGCCCAAAGTCGACGCAGAGACTCCCTTGCCTGAGTTTGAAAGGTCCAATGAGGAAACTGCGAAGGCAGACCAGCAGGATGTTGCCGCCAGCGTCGATAACGAGGACGCTGACTTTTCCTGGGCGCCGGCttccaagaagagcaagaaggggAAGAAAAACAAAAAGTCCGTCACCGAAATACCTGCGAGCAACGAGGAAGAGAAGTCGCTGGATCGCAATGAGGATCTCAAAACCGATGATACTACTCGCGTCGAACCTTCTGATGAACCTGCTCTTGCCATCGGGGGCGCCACTGTGGCTGCCGGACTCTTGGCCAGCTCGACGCTGCCCGAGACGTCAGTCGAGACTGAAACTTCAACGCCGATGCAGGAAACCACGGACGATTTCGCGTGGCCTAccgcatcgaagaagaaggccaaaaaGTCCAAGAAAGGATCCAAGTCTGCTATTGAAGCACTTCCCGAACTGGAAGTTGCGAAAGACGAGCCTGATATGAACCTCGAGACAACTAAGCCACTCAATGAGGCCAGTGAAACCGTGCCCGACATTGATTCAGCACCAGCTCAGCAATCGGCGGAACTCGTCAAAGAGCCTGTTGAAGAGACCGCGCGCGACATCGTGACAGAGGAGACCTCCACGCCAGTGGATGAGACTGCAGATGACCTTTCGTGGGCATCCGGATCGAAGCGAAAGGGCgaaaagggcaagaagggctCCAAATCTATCCCTGCGactgaagagaaagagaatgaATTACAAGCTCAGCCTGATTCGACCCCATTGCCCGAGACCAGTGGCGATCTTATTCCTGACACCGGCATGGAGCCAGCTTTGCCCGAGCCAGCAATTGAGCAGTCGGCCGACGAGACTCGTGAAGGCCCTGTGAATGTAACCGACTCAGCGCCTTTACCGACCGAAGAGCCTGAAGATCTCTGGGGCACTACTGtatcttcgaagaagaaaaagggtaagaagggcaagaagtccGGTCTTGCAACGCCTGTCGAGCAGGTGCCAGAGGCGGCGAGGGAAACAGCGAACGAAGTCGCAACTTCTGAGACCGCAAAGGAGACCGACCAGGCCGCGGTGCCGGACGTGGCGGAGCTCGAGGACAAGAGCATTGCTGGACAAGCCGTCGAGCTCCCCACCCCTGAGCCGATCACCGAGCCTGCGACCGACGCAGATTTGTCGAAGAATCTGGCTGTCGAAGAGCAATTCAAAGACGCCGATGCGGAGAGGTCTGCTCCTACCACCGATTTGCCTGTTGCTGAGGACGACTTCGCCGGCTTCTCTACTTCCAAGAAAACGAAGGGCAGGAAGGGTCGCAAGTCCGCCTTGTTCGAAGTCGAGGAGTCTACATCCAAAGAAGCAGACAAGACCGATGAGCCGGTAGATTCGACTACTCCGAAAGACGTCCAGGTGTCTCACACAGACGCGCCCGAGCCTCAATTAGACGTTTCAACGGCTGCGCCCGAGACACCTGCGGGCGAGCAAGATGATTTCGCGAGTTTCACGACCTCTAAGAaaaagaagggcaagaagaaccGCAAATCTGATATCTGGGCGATGGATGAGGCTGCCGCGAGTACGGATGCGTCAACTGCGTTCGAGACAGCCGATCAACCCAAGGATGAGCAAATTCCGAACGAAAAGACGTCTGCTGAGATACCGGAGGCGCCGAAGGAAGAGCCTACGCTGAGCGAGGAGGCTACACCACTCGTGACGGGTCCATTGGCTGATGTCGAGCCAACTGCCGAGACAGAAGACGTCTGGGCCACTCCTACCtcaggcaagaagaagaagggcaagaagaaccGTAAGTCTGGCGCAATtgacatcgaagaagccaaGCCTGATGTCGATGCTGCCATTTCGTCTGAGACTTCCGCGCTGCCCAAAGACGAGGAGGTTCTAGTGGGGACGTCCGAAAGATCAATAGAGGAGGCTGTCAATATCGAAGATCCTTCAGCTGAGACGTTCAACAAGTCGCCCGAAGAAAATGCCGCTGTATCCGACCCGTCAAATGAGCAGCCATCGGTCGAGCCCATTGAGGGAGACATCTGGGCTACATCGGGttccagcaagaagaacaagggcAAAAAGGGGAAGAAATCTGCTGCGTTGGACGTTGCAGAAGCCAAGATGGAAGACTCTGCAATGCCTCTCGAAATTACCGACTCGAAGACGGTAGCCGGCGACGAGCTTCCCGCTGACAGCCTTGACAAGCCAGTGGACGAGCCCGCATCTCTTGAACCAATGCCTGCGGAGTCATTAAACGAGACGCAGCCGATCGAGTCATCCGAGGACTTCTGGGCCCCTTCTAcctcgagcaagaagaaaaagggcaagaagggaaGGAAATCTGGTGTGTTTGAGGTCGATGAGCCCAAAGCGGatgagaagctggaagatgcACCTGTCGAGAGCACGGAGCCGCCAGCTGAGACCGCCGAACAGCTTGTGGACGAGCAGCCTGCAACGGATGATATTACAGTGGTACCGGAGGCATTTCCTGCCGAACctgtcgaagcagcagcagacgacatCTGGGATGTCCCCACCGCgggcaagaagaaaaaggGCAAGAAAAGCAGAAAGTCGGGCGTTTTCGACATGGATGAGCCAAAAGCTGATGAATCGACCACACTCGAGACAATCGAGAAATCAGAAGATGTACCAGCCGATGCAGCCGCTCAGCCAACAGCCGAACTGCCTTTGGCCGAAGAGTCTGCAATCGCGCCAGAACCAACGACAGCAGAACCCACCGCGACCACAGACGATTTGTGGGCTACCCCGACTACCggcaagaagaaaaagggcaagaaaggcaagaagtCAGGAACTGTAACGCCGGCAGTGGAGGGACTTGATCGGCTGGCCGAGACATTCGAGGCCAGTGAAGAGCAAAAGTCTGGTGCAAGCGAGCAATTACCCGCAGAGGAGACCGTTGAGCGTGCTGTCCTGGAGCAGGCCGAAGAGAGTG CCTTACCAGCGCAGAAGTGA
- a CDS encoding uncharacterized protein (antiSMASH:Cluster_1): protein MNKSERRIVLHARKTRRLTKSAAVPIVPAHSRRKRSVLQRRHDKKKCSAPVKQRTELVLRHVSTLSASNSARRRKKLEYWPKSVPTKNESDSGRLSDLRRRRPIVKQLPQLRLLSSRGSDWLAKKQNVDRRRSSEKPASARRLCDGSNMSSPKRPDAKTSRDGNGTQRDMPGNTSNPLAMGPPVTTKRILVVDEPTSLTASSPLAGLLLLLVLPLRLVLAP from the coding sequence ATGAACAAGAGCGAAAGGAGAATCGTTCTACACGCCAGGAAGACAAGAAGGCTGACGAAGAGCGCCGCCGTGCCGATCGTACCCGCGCACTCAAGGAGGAAGCGGAGCGTGCTGCAAAGGAGgcacgacaagaagaagtgctCCGCGCCCGTGAAGCAGAGAACAGAGCTCGTGCTCAGGCACGTCTCGACCTTGAGTGCGAGCAACAGCGCAAggcggaggaagaagctcgagTACTGGCCGAAAAGCGTGCCCACGAAGAACGAGAGCGACAGTGGGAGATTGAGCGACTTGAGAAGGAGGCGGCCGATCGTCAAGCAGCTGCCGCAGCTGCGACTGCTGAGTTCGAGAGGCAGCGATTGgctcgcgaagaagcagaacgTCGACAGGCGGAGGTCGAGCGAGAAACCCGCGAGCGCGAGGAGGCTTTGCGACGGCAGCAATATGAGCTCGCCGAAGAGGCCAGACGCGAAGACGAGCAGAGACGGCAATGGGACGCAGAGAGATATGCCAGGGAATACCAGCAATCCGCTCGCAATGGGTCCGCCCGTGACTACCAAGAGGATCCTCGTGGTCGACGAACCGACGAGCCTAACCGCAAGCAGTCCTCTGGCTGGActactgttgctgctggtgctgccgctgcggctGGTGTTGGCGCCGTAA